In the genome of Candidatus Limnocylindria bacterium, the window GCCATCACGGTCCCGATCGAGATGGGCCTCGCTCTCGTTGTCGCGTACGTGCTATTCCAGAAGCTCGCGGGCCGCGACATCTATCGCACGATCTACTACCTCCCATATGTGACCTCGACCGTCGCGGCCGCGTCCGTGTTCCTGTGGGTCTTCCATCCTCAGTACGGGATCGCGAATCAGCTGCTCGGTGTCTTCGGCATCAGCCCACTCAAGTGGTTCCAGGAACCCGACGGCGTCTTCCAGATGCTCGGCAACGCGGCGGGCCTGGCGGTGCCGGACTGGGCCGCGGGTCCGAGCCTCGCCCTCGTCGGCGTGGCGATCTTCTCGATCTGGCACTTCCTCGGCTTCCAGATCCTCATCTTCCTCGGCGGACTCGGGAACATCCCGGTCGAGTACTACGAGGCGGCCAAGCTCGACGGTGCGAATCAGTTCCAGCTCTTCCGGAGGATCACCCTTCCGCTCCTGTCGCCGCAGATCTTCTTCGTCTTCACCATCGCGAGCATCGGCGTGCTCCGCGCCTTCAACGAGATCTTCGTGCTGACGAACGGTGGACCGCTCGATACGACCCGAACGGTCACGCTCCTCCTCTTCAAGACGTTCTTTCAGCAGGGCCA includes:
- a CDS encoding sugar ABC transporter permease — protein: MSGGAIAITERAASRRRRDLIENWQAYLFLIPAIAFLGLFKILPAFYAIYISFFRWDVIQGAFRGLDNYFDILWQNSTRSQAFWQSLSTTFTYAAITVPIEMGLALVVAYVLFQKLAGRDIYRTIYYLPYVTSTVAAASVFLWVFHPQYGIANQLLGVFGISPLKWFQEPDGVFQMLGNAAGLAVPDWAAGPSLALVGVAIFSIWHFLGFQILIFLGGLGNIPVEYYEAAKLDGANQFQLFRRITLPLLSPQIFFVFTIASIGVLRAFNEIFVLTNGGPLDTTRTVTLLLFKTFFQQGQIGLGSAMGVLLTLIILGFTLIQFRVLERRVTYT